In Musa acuminata AAA Group cultivar baxijiao chromosome BXJ2-3, Cavendish_Baxijiao_AAA, whole genome shotgun sequence, the following proteins share a genomic window:
- the LOC135608191 gene encoding probable serine/threonine-protein kinase PBL7 has product MEAYPVPPPPPPPPSLLHHDHQAARGGGQAFLASNAVVLIVVPLLLLILVAVAALLLVKVCRAKARKSRNMSSCNSSFRKGSFDRMQMPVYSANGGANAIAYSPDVRSCIHGGKLGCPMQARQRRGQVFTYRELELATDGFGENNVIGNGGFGVVFRGTLCDGTVAAIKLLRREDKQGERDFRTEVDLLSRLHSGYLVGLLGYCADQQHRLLVFEYMPNGSLQHHLHPTSRKQSHKPLDWWTRLRIALDCARALEFLHERTVPAVIHRDFKCSNILLDHDCRAKVSDFGMAKVGSDKINGQVLTRVLGTTGYVAPEYASTGKLTTKSDVYSYGVVLLELLTGRVPVDPGRPPGEHVLVSWALPRLTNREKVVEMVDPALRGQFSKKELIQVAAIAAVCVQSEADYRPLMTDVVQSLIPLVKNSVAASPTTPSRVQVSVARS; this is encoded by the exons ATGGAGGCCTACCCcgtgccgcctcctcctcctcctcctccgtcattGCTGCACCATGACCACCAAGCTGCCCGTGGCGGCGGCCAAGCCTTTCTCGCCTCCAACGCCGTCGTCCTAATCGTCGTGCCTCTCCTGTTGCTCATCCTCGTGGCCGTGGCCGCTCTGCTGCTGGTCAAGGTCTGCCGAGCCAAGGCCAGGAAGAGCAGAAACATGAGCAGCTGCAACAGCAGCTTCCGGAAAGGCAGTTTCGACCGGATGCAGATGCCTGTGTACTCCGCTAATGGCGGCGCCAACGCCATCGCCTATAGCCCAG ATGTGAGGAGTTGCATCCATGGGGGAAAGCTGGGGTGTCCGATGCAGGCCAGGCAGAGGAGAGGGCAGGTGTTCACTTACAGGGAGCTGGAACTGGCCACGGATGGGTTCGGCGAGAACAATGTGATCGGAAACGGTGGATTTGGGGTGGTGTTCAGAGGAACTCTGTGTGATGGGACGGTGGCGGCCATTAAGCTGCTGCGCAGGGAAGACAAGCAAGGGGAGAGAGACTTCAGAACAGAG GTTGATCTTCTGAGCCGACTGCACTCCGGTTACTTGGTCGGCCTGCTCGGTTACTGCGCCGACCAACAGCATCGGCTGCTGGTGTTCGAGTACATGCCCAATGGCAGCCTGCAACACCACCTCCACCCCACCTCGAGGAAACAGAGCCACAAGCCTCTCGACTGGTGGACGAGGCTTCGGATCGCACTGGACTGCGCCCGGGCGCTCGAGTTCCTGCACGAGCGCACCGTCCCCGCCGTCATCCACAGGGATTTCAAGTGCAGCAACATCCTTTTGGACCACGACTGCAGGGCCAAGGTGTCGGACTTCGGCATGGCCAAGGTCGGCTCCGACAAGATCAATGGCCAGGTGCTCACCCGAGTGCTGGGGACTACGGGATACGTCGCGCCGGA GTATGCGTCGACGGGCAAGTTGACGACGAAGTCGGATGTTTACAGCTACGGCGTTGTTCTGCTTGAGCTTTTGACAGGGAGAGTGCCGGTGGATCCTGGGAGGCCTCCCGGGGAGCATGTCTTAGTCTCATGG GCTCTTCCTCGGCTGACCAACAGAGAGAAAGTGGTGGAAATGGTGGATCCAGCACTGCGTGGCCAGTTCTCGAAGAAGGAGCTGATTCAG GTTGCAGCCATTGCTGCTGTTTGCGTGCAGTCGGAAGCGGATTACCGCCCTCTCATGACGGACGTGGTGCAGTCGCTCATCCCGCTCGTCAAGAACTCCGTGGCGGCGAGCCCTACCACTCCGTCCAGAGTTCAAGTCTCGGTTGCAAGATCATGA